A stretch of DNA from Microbacterium sp. LWS13-1.2:
GTCGGGCCTCGAGAGCGGCAGCTACCTGGGTGTCGTGCGCTACGGCGACTCGCAGGTGCGCACGGTCGTCTCGGTCGACGTGCCGTAACCGTCCCGCACAGAGGAGGCGCCCGGGCTCCGGCCCGGGCGCCTCTTCGCGTGCGGGCGCGCTGCCGCCGGCGGAGCGGGCTGTACCTGCGGAGCGGGGTGTACCTGCGGAGCGGGCTGTCGGGCTAGAGCCGGCGCCGGCGGCGGGTCAGCCGGACGGCGGGCATCGGCGGGGCGGGGATGCGCTCGTCGCCGTGGTCGATCACGTGGCCGAAGCGCTCCGTTCCCGACTCCCACGCCTCGCGCGCCTCCACGATCTCTTCGTGGGTGCGCCCGACGAAGTTCCACCACATGACGACGTCGTCCTCGAACGGCTCGCCGCCGAGCAGGAACAGGGTCGCTCCGGCAGGGCTCGAGACCACCACCTCGTCGCGGTGGATGCCGAGGTACAGCAGGTGCGCCGCGTCGACGGCTACCGTCTCCCCGGTGTCGCCCTCGCCGGCGACCTCGGCGTCGCCGGACACGACGACGAGAGCGTGTTCCCAATCCGGGTTCAACGGCACGCGCACTGCGGAGCCGGCCGCGATCTGCAGCTCGGCTCCGACGATCGGGGTGTACACGGTCGCGGGAGAGGTCACGCCGCCGAGCTCGCCGAGCACCACGGTCGCGGTTCCGGGTGCGCCGATGGTGGCGGTCAGCTCCAGCGCGGGGAGCACCGCGTGCTGCTCGAAGGCGGGAGCCCCGTGGCGCCGGGCCTCGGGCAGGGCGACCCACAGCTGCAGGGCGTCCAAGGGCGCGGCATCCGTTCCCACCGAGTACTCGGAGTGCGAGATGCCCGCGCCGCTCGTCATGAGGTTGAGTGCGCCACGACGCACGACGACGTCGCTGCCGGCCGAGTCGCGATGCCGCACCTCACCGAGGTACGGCCAGGTCACGGTCTGCAGACCGATGTGCGGGTGCGGTTCGACCCGCATGTGCGTCTCCTGCGGCCCGAAGCGGTCCAGGAAGCACCAGGCTCCGACCAGCGGCAGGTCGCGCTGCGGCAGGGAGCGGTGCACCGACATCGCCCGCACCCCGCCGAGGGGCACCTCGCGCGTCTCGAGCAGCAGCGTGCGCGGGCCTGCGCACTCCACCGCCGATTCGGTGGCGATGGCCGCGTCGGCGTCCAGCCGGGTCACGTCGAGGCCGCCGATCACTCGGGGTGCGGCTGGTCGGGCCACTCGACGGTGAGCCCGGGCACCTCGTGCTCGCGCAGGTACTTCGCCACGACAGGGCAGTGCGGCACGACGGTCTCGCCCCGGCGCGCGGCATCCGCCATCGCTTCGCCCACGACCGTCTGCGCGAGGCCGCGCCCGCGGAAGGCCGGGTCGACCTCGGTGTGTGGGAAGTGCAGGCGACCGCGCGCGTCGGCGCGGAACACGGTGAACCCCGCGAGCACCCCGTCGACGTGCACCTCGTATCGGCGGTCTTCGTCGTTGCGGGTCACGAGCGTCTGTGCATCGGTGTGGGTCACAGGAATCCTTCCGTCGTCCTTCTCAACGTACGTCTCCGCCGCGTGATTCCGCCAGCGGTGGTGCACGCGCACCCCTGGCGGGACGGATGCCGCAGGTCTATCGTCGGCATCACCGCGGTGTGCGGTTCGATTCGGGGGAATCGATCCTGTCAGGGATTCGAAGGGGAATCATGAAACGACGTCTACTGGCCGCGCTCGCGGCCGTCGCACTCGGAGCGGGCATGCTCGTGGCCGGTGCGGCCGGGCCCGCCACGGCCTCACCGCTGATGGTCGCCAAGCACGTCGCTCTCGGCGACTCGATCGCCGCGGGTCAAGGCGGTGGCGCCCCGCTGGACGACTGCGTCCGGACCGACGGCGGCTACGCGGCGCAGCTCGATGGGGAGCCCAAGTTCAACCTGCTGCGCAATGCGGCGTGCAGCGGCGCCACCATCGCGGGCACCCTGTCTCAGCTGTCGCAGCTGAACCGCGGGACGACCGTCGTGACGCTCACCGTGGGCGCGAACGACCTCGGTCTGGATCAGGTCTACGCGGCCTGCTCGATCGCCGCTGCCGGCGGAGATCCCGCACCCTGCCTCGCCGCGATCCAAAGCGCCGTCAGCTCGGCACCGGGGATCGTCGCTCCCCTCACGTCTCTGATCGGCGCGATCGCCGAGCGCGCGCCGGATGCGACGATCGTCGTCACCGGCTACCCGTATCTGCTCGAGTCGCCGCCTGACCTTCCGCAGTTCGCGCAGCTCGCCGCGCTCGTCGCCGCGGTGAACGGAGCGACCGACGCGCTCAACGCCGCCATCCAGGCCGCCGTCGCCACCGCTGCCGCGAGTGGTGCCGACGTCCGTTACGCGGACGTGGTCGAGGCCTTCGCGGGCCACGGCGTGCAGCTCGTGCCGGGCGTTCCCAGCGATCCGTGGTTCGGACTCGACCCGGTGGGCGACCCGGCGGGCTACCTCCACCCGACGTACGAGGGGTACGCCGCCTACACCGACGTCATCCTCGAGCAGCTGGGGCGCTGAACGAGTCCTGCTCGCCTGTCACGTTTTGTCGGGTTAGGTGACAATATGCGACAGGTGAGCAGTGATGGCGCGGGGACCACAGGCGTGGGATGGACGGATGCCGCGAGCCGCGGCATCCGCCCACCCAGCCGTCCACCTGGCGGTCCGTGGTGGTGACGTGACCTGACAGACTCGGACGGTGACGCTTCTCGAGACGATCGCGACCGCGGCCGCCGCATCCGGATCCGGATCCGCTGCGCCCGACGCCGACGCGCTCTACGACGCGTTCGTCGAGTGGGCGGCCGACGAGGGCTTCGCCCTGTACCCCGCACAGGACGAAGCGGTCATCGAGATCGTGTCGGGCTCGCACGTGATCCTGTCGACGCCGACGGGCACGGGCAAGTCGCTGGTGGCCGTCGCGGCGCACGCCGCGTGCGTGGCGCGTGGCGGCCGCTCCTATTACACGGCGCCGATCAAGGCGCTCGTGAGCGAGAAGTTCTTCGCGCTCGTCGACATCTTCGGCGCCGCGAACGTGGGCATGGTCACCGGAGATTCGTCGGTGAACCCCGATGCCCCGATCGTCTGCTGCACGGCCGAGATCCTCGCCAACCTCGCGCTGCGCCAGGGGTCCGATGCGGCGGTCGACCAGGTCGTGATGGACGAGTTCCACTACTACGGCGACCCTGAGCGCGGGTGGGCCTGGCAGGTGCCCCTTCTGCTCCTCCCGCGCGCCCAGTTCGTGCTGATGTCGGCGACGCTCGGCGACGTCACGCCGATCGCCGACGATCTCGAGCGTCGCACCGGCCGCACGGTCTCGCGGATCACCGGTGTGGAGCGCCCGGTGCCCCTGCACTTCTCCTACGCCCGCACCCCCGTGCACGAGACCGTCGAGGAGCTGCTGCAGACCGGTGAAGCGCCCGTGTACATCGTGCACTTCTCCCAGGCCGCCGCGATGGAGCGGGCGCAGGCGCTGTCGTCGATCCGCATCGTGTCGCGCGAGCAGCGGGACGCCATCGCCGACGCCATCGGCGGGTTCCGCTTCACGACGGCGTTCGGCCGCATCCTGTCGCGGTACGTGCGCGCCGGCATCGGCGTGCACCACGCCGGCATGCTGCCGCGCTATCGCCGGCTCGTCGAGACGCTCGCGCAGCGGGGTCTGCTCCGCGTGATCTGCGGCACCGACACGCTCGGCGTCGGCATCAACGTGCCCATCCGCACGGTCATGATCACGGCGCTGTCGAAGTACGACGGCACGAAGATGCGCCAGCTGTCGGCGCGCGAGTTCCACCAGATCTCGGGCCGCGCCGGCCGCGCCGGCTATGACACCTCGGGCACGGTCGTCGTGATGGCGCCCGAGTGGGAGATCGAGAACGAGGCCGCGCTGCGCAAGGCCGGCGACGACGCCGCGAAGCGCAAGAAGATCGTGCGCAAGAAGGCGCCGACGGGCGTCGTCAACTGGGGGCTCGGATCCTTCGAGCGCCTCGTCGAGGCCGAGCCCGAGCCGCTCGTGCCGCAGCTCTCGCTGACCGCCGCGATGCTCATCAACGTCATCGGCCGCGGCGGCGACGTGTTCGAGAACGTGCGGTCGCTCGTCTTCGACAACCACGAGCCGCGCGGTCGACGCT
This window harbors:
- a CDS encoding pirin family protein, encoding MTRLDADAAIATESAVECAGPRTLLLETREVPLGGVRAMSVHRSLPQRDLPLVGAWCFLDRFGPQETHMRVEPHPHIGLQTVTWPYLGEVRHRDSAGSDVVVRRGALNLMTSGAGISHSEYSVGTDAAPLDALQLWVALPEARRHGAPAFEQHAVLPALELTATIGAPGTATVVLGELGGVTSPATVYTPIVGAELQIAAGSAVRVPLNPDWEHALVVVSGDAEVAGEGDTGETVAVDAAHLLYLGIHRDEVVVSSPAGATLFLLGGEPFEDDVVMWWNFVGRTHEEIVEAREAWESGTERFGHVIDHGDERIPAPPMPAVRLTRRRRRL
- a CDS encoding GNAT family N-acetyltransferase, with the protein product MTHTDAQTLVTRNDEDRRYEVHVDGVLAGFTVFRADARGRLHFPHTEVDPAFRGRGLAQTVVGEAMADAARRGETVVPHCPVVAKYLREHEVPGLTVEWPDQPHPE
- a CDS encoding SGNH/GDSL hydrolase family protein; its protein translation is MKRRLLAALAAVALGAGMLVAGAAGPATASPLMVAKHVALGDSIAAGQGGGAPLDDCVRTDGGYAAQLDGEPKFNLLRNAACSGATIAGTLSQLSQLNRGTTVVTLTVGANDLGLDQVYAACSIAAAGGDPAPCLAAIQSAVSSAPGIVAPLTSLIGAIAERAPDATIVVTGYPYLLESPPDLPQFAQLAALVAAVNGATDALNAAIQAAVATAAASGADVRYADVVEAFAGHGVQLVPGVPSDPWFGLDPVGDPAGYLHPTYEGYAAYTDVILEQLGR
- a CDS encoding DUF3516 domain-containing protein, with the translated sequence MATAAAASGSGSAAPDADALYDAFVEWAADEGFALYPAQDEAVIEIVSGSHVILSTPTGTGKSLVAVAAHAACVARGGRSYYTAPIKALVSEKFFALVDIFGAANVGMVTGDSSVNPDAPIVCCTAEILANLALRQGSDAAVDQVVMDEFHYYGDPERGWAWQVPLLLLPRAQFVLMSATLGDVTPIADDLERRTGRTVSRITGVERPVPLHFSYARTPVHETVEELLQTGEAPVYIVHFSQAAAMERAQALSSIRIVSREQRDAIADAIGGFRFTTAFGRILSRYVRAGIGVHHAGMLPRYRRLVETLAQRGLLRVICGTDTLGVGINVPIRTVMITALSKYDGTKMRQLSAREFHQISGRAGRAGYDTSGTVVVMAPEWEIENEAALRKAGDDAAKRKKIVRKKAPTGVVNWGLGSFERLVEAEPEPLVPQLSLTAAMLINVIGRGGDVFENVRSLVFDNHEPRGRRYELARRAIAIFRTLLTAGVVEIDRGGTDAAGHGIRNLIRLTVDLQPNFALNQPLSPFALAAIGLLDPEDAPGAAGTGHYALDVVSVIEATLDDPRQILSQQEYRARGEAVAAMKQDGIEYDERMALLEEVTYPKPLEELLSQAYEVFASSQPWIRDFELSPKSVVRDMFERALSFSELISLYQLSRSEGLVLRYLSDAYRAIRQTVPTEAQTDELHDIVAWLGEVVRQVDSSLVDEWEALINPVDDPTAPVVPPAPPSVLTNRRAFGVLVRNELFRRVQLAALQRDDELTELDPDVDWPAALDAYFDEHDEILTGGPARSPRLVTVDETDAAASGVWRIEQTIDDPAGDHDWRIRGVVELAASEETGAAVVRVTEVVRL